One Balnearium lithotrophicum DNA window includes the following coding sequences:
- a CDS encoding helix-turn-helix domain-containing protein yields the protein MKQLKKFKGTSLHISNTPFKKTIKRGTKIKTKLDLTKDPNVRKRLKWIQHYEKHQNARLTCRYFGISPTTFYKWKNRYKKYGLEGLKDRNKRPHRVRQPQ from the coding sequence ATGAAACAATTAAAGAAATTCAAAGGAACATCCCTGCACATATCAAATACACCCTTCAAAAAAACAATCAAAAGAGGAACGAAAATAAAAACAAAACTCGACCTAACAAAAGACCCAAACGTGAGAAAAAGACTTAAATGGATTCAACATTACGAAAAACACCAAAATGCAAGACTAACCTGCAGATACTTCGGAATAAGTCCAACTACCTTCTACAAATGGAAAAATAGATACAAAAAGTACGGTTTAGAAGGCCTCAAAGACAGAAACAAAAGACCCCACAGAGTAAGACAACCTCAGAT
- a CDS encoding molybdopterin oxidoreductase family protein, with amino-acid sequence MKKTVCTYCGVGCEIGFDRSSVVPIRSGVVSKGKLCVKGRFGHEFVNHPDRIKGALVKKRLLDEFKIDTSYFDRRGEFFSVPYETAYKIVAEKLKEIVSTHGSRSFAAVGGARTNCESAYLLQKFTREVVGSPHVDNCARICHAPSLKGLKETVGEGAASVPFDEIYNSEFIFVLGSNTTEAHPIVAHRIVEQARKGIPLAVLDVREIGLFKFAKYKLVIPFESNLLFLNAVARVIVENGLYDRDFVEKRVSNFEEFKEKILSDELSKPEVFRKIPGYEYLTEEIYRLAEEISKKKTLFMWGLGITEHEDGSETVMAIANLALLTGNVGRKGTGLLPLRGQNNVQGACDVGMLPYYLPDYKKPEEIGYMTPDIIDAALRGEIRALWVMGEDLAHVHPNSNKVKRALESLEFLVVNELFPCEVTKFADVVFGVKSCYEKTGVYINAERRIHLSQPVFDSELPDDWEVISAVSREMGVDFGFKTSEDVWNELRKDAPERFGEASYELLRKNFEEAPQWPVKDGRGTPVLYEEKFSTPDGKGRLIYNRYRVRGMVEELLEKREIEGFYLTTGRVLPHYNNANQTSRCKTLEKFKLFKEDVVYASEKDRERLKNGKRIKLKTENGETPFLPLEFNKHVRKGTLFVTFHRAKSSINSLFGDESDRFVKTAKFKSIKVDVTVEE; translated from the coding sequence TTGAAAAAAACGGTCTGTACGTACTGTGGTGTTGGTTGTGAAATAGGTTTTGATAGGTCTTCTGTAGTTCCTATTCGTTCAGGAGTTGTCAGTAAGGGAAAGCTCTGTGTAAAGGGAAGGTTTGGCCATGAATTTGTTAACCATCCAGATAGGATAAAGGGAGCTCTCGTAAAAAAAAGGCTCTTAGATGAGTTTAAAATAGATACTTCCTACTTTGATAGGAGAGGAGAGTTTTTCTCAGTTCCCTACGAAACTGCCTATAAAATTGTAGCTGAAAAGCTTAAAGAAATAGTTTCTACCCATGGTTCCCGTTCCTTTGCAGCAGTCGGAGGAGCCAGAACCAACTGCGAAAGTGCATATCTACTTCAAAAATTTACAAGGGAAGTTGTAGGGTCTCCGCACGTTGATAACTGCGCAAGAATATGCCACGCTCCCTCTTTAAAGGGATTGAAGGAGACGGTTGGGGAAGGAGCAGCTTCGGTTCCCTTTGACGAGATTTACAACTCAGAGTTCATCTTTGTTTTGGGCTCAAACACAACTGAAGCCCATCCAATTGTCGCTCACAGGATTGTGGAACAGGCAAGAAAGGGTATCCCTTTAGCAGTTCTTGACGTTAGGGAAATAGGTCTTTTTAAGTTTGCCAAGTATAAGCTTGTCATACCATTTGAGTCCAATCTTCTATTTTTAAATGCAGTTGCAAGGGTAATAGTCGAAAACGGACTCTACGATAGAGATTTTGTTGAGAAAAGAGTTTCAAACTTTGAGGAGTTTAAGGAGAAAATACTCTCAGATGAACTCTCTAAACCTGAAGTGTTCAGGAAAATTCCTGGATACGAGTACTTAACCGAGGAGATTTACAGATTAGCTGAGGAAATTTCCAAGAAGAAGACACTCTTTATGTGGGGACTTGGAATAACTGAGCATGAGGATGGAAGTGAAACAGTTATGGCAATTGCAAACTTAGCTCTTTTAACGGGCAACGTGGGAAGAAAAGGTACAGGGCTTCTTCCCCTCAGGGGACAGAACAATGTCCAGGGTGCCTGTGATGTGGGAATGCTTCCATACTACCTACCGGACTATAAGAAACCAGAGGAAATCGGATACATGACTCCAGATATCATTGATGCCGCTTTAAGGGGGGAAATAAGAGCTCTCTGGGTAATGGGGGAGGATTTGGCCCACGTACATCCAAATTCAAACAAAGTGAAGAGAGCCCTTGAAAGTTTGGAGTTTTTAGTTGTAAATGAGCTCTTCCCCTGTGAGGTAACAAAGTTTGCCGACGTTGTATTTGGAGTCAAGAGCTGCTATGAGAAGACCGGTGTTTACATAAATGCAGAGAGGAGGATTCACCTTTCACAACCCGTTTTTGATTCTGAACTTCCGGACGATTGGGAGGTTATTTCAGCCGTTTCTCGGGAAATGGGAGTTGACTTTGGGTTTAAAACAAGCGAGGATGTTTGGAATGAGCTGAGGAAGGATGCTCCAGAGAGGTTCGGAGAAGCTTCCTACGAACTCTTGAGGAAAAACTTTGAGGAAGCTCCCCAGTGGCCCGTTAAGGATGGAAGGGGAACTCCTGTTCTCTACGAGGAAAAATTTTCAACTCCAGATGGAAAGGGGAGGTTGATTTATAACAGATACAGAGTAAGGGGAATGGTTGAGGAGCTCTTAGAAAAAAGGGAAATCGAAGGGTTCTACTTAACAACGGGTAGGGTTTTACCCCACTACAACAATGCGAATCAAACCTCCCGTTGCAAAACGTTAGAAAAGTTTAAGCTCTTTAAGGAGGACGTTGTCTATGCAAGTGAGAAGGACAGGGAAAGGTTAAAAAATGGGAAGAGAATAAAGCTCAAAACAGAAAACGGTGAAACTCCTTTTCTACCCCTTGAGTTCAACAAGCACGTAAGGAAAGGAACTCTCTTTGTTACATTTCACAGGGCTAAGAGTTCAATAAACTCCCTCTTTGGGGACGAATCCGACAGGTTTGTAAAAACTGCAAAGTTTAAGTCAATTAAGGTTGATGTTACTGTGGAAGAGTAA
- the rsmA gene encoding 16S rRNA (adenine(1518)-N(6)/adenine(1519)-N(6))-dimethyltransferase RsmA, producing MKLKKRFGQHFLRDRNVIRKIVDSGSVSEKDRIVEIGPGGGALTEEILSRNPKELLLIEVDPDWVNYLKEKFGSKVKIVKGDATKFPFSELPGKWKFFGNLPYNVSTAIIRNLLRHRKVFDSGVFMVQKEVADRLTSRSGKNYGYLPALLSPFFKVEKLFDVHPKSFIPPPKVFSTVIRITPTGFSMEDSELTEFEEFLKRAFSQRRKKLKKNVELPDEFKSYGEKRAEEVSPDEFLRIFRALKEE from the coding sequence ATGAAACTAAAGAAGAGGTTCGGACAGCACTTTTTAAGGGACAGGAACGTAATAAGAAAAATTGTTGACTCTGGAAGTGTTTCAGAAAAGGATAGGATAGTTGAAATCGGCCCTGGAGGGGGAGCTCTCACCGAGGAAATACTGAGCAGAAATCCGAAGGAACTCCTCCTAATTGAAGTAGACCCCGATTGGGTAAACTACCTGAAGGAGAAATTTGGCAGTAAGGTCAAAATTGTTAAAGGGGATGCAACGAAGTTTCCATTTTCAGAGCTCCCCGGAAAGTGGAAGTTCTTTGGAAACCTCCCCTACAACGTATCGACTGCAATAATAAGAAATCTTCTGAGACACAGGAAGGTTTTTGACTCCGGTGTCTTTATGGTTCAGAAGGAGGTTGCCGATAGGCTGACTTCAAGGAGCGGAAAGAACTACGGCTACCTTCCAGCCCTACTCTCTCCCTTCTTCAAAGTAGAAAAGCTATTTGACGTTCATCCAAAATCGTTCATACCCCCTCCAAAGGTATTTTCAACAGTTATTAGAATAACTCCAACGGGATTTAGTATGGAGGACAGTGAATTAACGGAGTTTGAGGAGTTTTTAAAAAGGGCTTTTTCTCAGAGGAGAAAGAAACTAAAGAAGAACGTTGAACTGCCGGACGAGTTTAAAAGTTACGGAGAGAAAAGGGCTGAGGAGGTCTCTCCGGATGAGTTCTTAAGGATTTTCAGAGCTCTCAAGGAGGAATAA
- the pheS gene encoding phenylalanine--tRNA ligase subunit alpha, with protein sequence MAGIENLQRLKEEFFKRLDESSNLQDVENLRVEYLGRKGKVTELLKKIPTLPPEERRDFGRACNQLKGELERALKEKIKEFKEKEKLERLRKEKIDVTLPGRRKPLGALHPVTKTLKEIVKIFTSMGFSIAEGPEIETDFYNFEALNIPKGHPAREMQDTFYISDEIVLRTHTSPVQVRVMEKHQPPIQIIAPGKVYRKDADVTHTPMFHQVEGLMVDRSVTFSDLKGVLELFLKEIFGSDTKVRFRPSYFPFTEPSAEVDIGCVICGGKGCKVCKGTGWLEILGCGMVDPAVFKSVNINPEVYQGFAFGMGVERIAMLKYGIDDLRLFFENDLRFLRQFKGV encoded by the coding sequence ATGGCCGGAATTGAAAACCTTCAAAGATTAAAGGAAGAGTTTTTCAAAAGACTTGACGAATCCTCAAACCTTCAGGATGTTGAAAACTTAAGGGTTGAGTACTTGGGAAGAAAGGGAAAGGTTACAGAGCTCCTAAAAAAAATTCCTACACTTCCACCTGAGGAAAGGAGGGATTTTGGAAGAGCCTGTAATCAGCTGAAGGGAGAACTTGAAAGAGCTCTAAAGGAAAAAATTAAAGAGTTCAAGGAAAAGGAGAAACTTGAAAGACTGAGAAAGGAAAAAATAGATGTAACCCTTCCCGGAAGGAGAAAACCTTTAGGAGCTCTCCACCCTGTTACAAAAACACTCAAGGAGATAGTAAAAATTTTCACCTCAATGGGATTTTCAATTGCCGAAGGTCCCGAGATTGAAACTGACTTTTACAACTTTGAGGCACTAAACATTCCTAAAGGCCACCCTGCAAGGGAGATGCAGGATACGTTCTACATATCAGATGAGATTGTTCTAAGAACCCATACATCTCCCGTTCAGGTCAGGGTAATGGAAAAGCACCAGCCTCCCATTCAGATAATTGCTCCCGGAAAGGTTTACAGAAAGGATGCAGACGTTACACACACTCCAATGTTTCATCAGGTTGAAGGCTTAATGGTTGACCGGAGTGTTACGTTCTCAGATTTAAAGGGAGTTTTGGAACTCTTCCTTAAGGAAATTTTCGGCTCAGATACAAAGGTCAGATTCCGTCCATCGTACTTCCCGTTTACGGAGCCAAGTGCAGAGGTTGACATAGGTTGCGTTATATGTGGAGGAAAGGGCTGTAAGGTATGTAAGGGAACCGGTTGGCTTGAAATCTTAGGGTGTGGAATGGTAGACCCTGCAGTATTTAAATCGGTAAACATAAATCCAGAGGTTTATCAGGGATTTGCCTTTGGAATGGGGGTTGAGAGGATAGCAATGCTGAAGTACGGAATAGACGACCTGAGGCTCTTCTTTGAGAACGACCTGAGATTCTTAAGACAGTTTAAAGGAGTATAG
- the pheT gene encoding phenylalanine--tRNA ligase subunit beta: MKVTYNWIKEFIDIDDLSANEVAEILTDVGIEVDSVRYAGENIEKVVTGKIIEISKHPNADKLRICQVDIGETVLQIVTGADNVFEGAVVPVALHGSKLPTGVRIKRSKLRGVVSNGMLCSEEELGLTESSSGIMILPDDTPIGKDVKEVLNLDDWIIEYEITTNRPDALSVLGIARELKAVLGRQLKLPDTSFDLGDFKAEDEASLSVLDPAGCPRYEGFVVKGIENRESPLWMKVRLYLVGLRPINAVVDVTNYVMYELGQPLHAFDLEKISEREVVVRRAREGEKIKTLDGVERELTKDDLVIADSEKPIAVAGVMGGEESGTDFTTRELFLESAHFDPMSIRRTSKRLGLSTDASYRFERGADIEACKFAAERALHLIQRLTGGKVAQGNLSFYPKPYTPKVIAFNPERATKLLGVQVPARKSFEILSGLGFQVRKEQDYIVVKVPSWRRYDVSREIDLIEEVVRIYGMKNVVSTYPLMHSEIERNFDYFKVSELKDFLSSLGLNEAINYSFIGESLYSKFGLPVENLVKISNPLSEEWVYMRNFIFPSLVKNAVTNINRNERDVFLFEVSKVFNPTGKELPEEVLKLGVLISGEVPELWKRRRVDFYDIKGIVESLGEYLKLRLEFKRTEKFHFLHPGQSAEVLVDGKHVGFLGKLHPDVNEAFDVNEEIFVAEVNLEEFLKLSKETRTTFKPIPKFPPVKRDLSLIVDRDVPVSEIEQVIEESGKYLERLELFDVYEGKGIPEGKKSVAFSLTFRALDRTLSDEEVNRIVDGIIKELSKIGATLRG; this comes from the coding sequence ATGAAGGTTACTTACAACTGGATAAAGGAGTTTATTGATATAGATGACCTTTCTGCAAATGAGGTTGCAGAGATACTTACAGACGTTGGAATTGAGGTTGACAGCGTAAGGTACGCCGGGGAGAACATCGAGAAGGTAGTAACGGGAAAAATCATAGAGATTTCTAAACACCCAAATGCCGATAAATTAAGGATTTGTCAGGTAGACATCGGTGAAACGGTCCTTCAGATAGTTACAGGTGCAGATAACGTCTTTGAAGGAGCCGTTGTTCCTGTAGCCCTCCACGGCTCAAAGCTCCCAACGGGAGTTAGAATAAAGAGGAGCAAGCTCAGGGGAGTTGTCTCAAACGGAATGCTCTGCTCTGAGGAGGAGTTGGGTCTAACGGAGAGCTCTTCAGGAATAATGATTCTCCCGGATGACACTCCTATAGGAAAGGACGTTAAGGAAGTCCTCAACTTGGACGACTGGATAATTGAGTACGAGATAACGACAAACAGACCCGACGCCCTCTCCGTCTTAGGAATAGCGAGGGAACTGAAGGCAGTTTTAGGGAGGCAATTAAAACTTCCAGATACATCATTTGATTTAGGGGACTTTAAGGCCGAAGATGAGGCCTCACTCTCCGTTTTAGACCCGGCAGGATGTCCGAGGTACGAGGGGTTCGTTGTTAAGGGAATTGAGAACAGGGAATCACCACTCTGGATGAAGGTAAGGCTCTATCTGGTAGGTTTAAGACCTATAAACGCTGTTGTTGATGTTACAAACTACGTAATGTACGAACTTGGACAGCCCCTTCACGCCTTTGACCTTGAAAAGATTTCAGAAAGAGAGGTTGTTGTAAGGAGAGCAAGGGAAGGAGAGAAAATAAAAACACTTGATGGAGTGGAAAGAGAACTAACAAAGGACGACCTCGTCATTGCCGATTCCGAAAAGCCCATTGCAGTAGCCGGCGTTATGGGCGGAGAGGAGAGTGGAACGGACTTTACAACAAGGGAGCTCTTTTTAGAGTCTGCCCACTTTGACCCTATGTCAATAAGGAGAACATCAAAGAGGTTGGGCCTATCAACGGATGCATCCTACAGGTTTGAGAGGGGAGCTGACATAGAGGCTTGTAAGTTTGCGGCTGAGAGAGCTCTCCACCTAATTCAAAGGTTAACAGGTGGAAAAGTTGCTCAGGGGAACCTCTCCTTCTACCCCAAACCCTACACCCCAAAGGTTATTGCATTTAATCCCGAGAGGGCGACTAAGCTCTTAGGCGTTCAAGTCCCTGCAAGGAAGTCATTTGAAATTCTTTCAGGTCTTGGCTTTCAGGTTAGAAAGGAGCAGGACTACATAGTTGTGAAGGTTCCTTCCTGGAGAAGGTACGACGTTTCGAGGGAGATAGACCTAATTGAGGAAGTTGTAAGAATTTACGGAATGAAGAACGTTGTAAGTACATATCCCCTCATGCACAGTGAAATAGAGAGGAACTTCGACTACTTTAAGGTCTCTGAGTTAAAGGATTTCCTATCATCGTTAGGACTAAACGAGGCCATAAACTACAGCTTTATAGGTGAAAGTCTGTACTCAAAGTTTGGACTACCCGTTGAAAACTTAGTGAAAATTTCGAACCCGCTCTCTGAGGAGTGGGTCTACATGAGGAACTTTATCTTTCCAAGTCTTGTAAAAAATGCCGTAACGAACATAAACAGGAACGAAAGGGACGTTTTCCTCTTTGAGGTTTCAAAGGTTTTCAACCCTACGGGAAAGGAGCTCCCCGAAGAGGTCTTAAAGTTGGGGGTTTTAATTTCTGGAGAGGTTCCGGAGCTCTGGAAGAGAAGAAGGGTAGATTTTTATGACATTAAGGGAATAGTTGAGTCGTTAGGGGAATACCTGAAGTTAAGACTTGAATTTAAAAGAACAGAGAAGTTTCACTTCCTCCATCCGGGACAGTCTGCAGAAGTTCTTGTTGATGGAAAGCATGTAGGTTTTCTCGGAAAGCTCCATCCGGACGTTAATGAGGCCTTTGATGTCAATGAGGAAATCTTTGTTGCCGAGGTTAACCTTGAAGAGTTCCTCAAACTTTCAAAAGAGACAAGAACAACCTTTAAGCCAATTCCAAAGTTTCCTCCCGTTAAGAGGGACCTATCACTGATAGTTGACAGGGATGTACCTGTTTCAGAAATTGAACAGGTGATAGAGGAAAGCGGAAAGTACCTTGAAAGGTTGGAACTCTTTGACGTCTACGAAGGGAAGGGAATTCCTGAGGGTAAAAAGAGTGTGGCATTTTCACTTACATTCAGAGCTCTAGACAGAACTCTTTCAGATGAGGAAGTTAACAGAATTGTGGATGGTATAATTAAGGAGCTTTCTAAAATAGGAGCTACGTTAAGGGGCTAA
- a CDS encoding cell division protein ZapA gives MSLPQTVEVIINGRKFNIKTDKDPEYVKGLARKIESMVERIKSGNSRVTFDKALVVACFYLLDENESLKKQIRELGDEIKRLEEGAKLLVNNQKKIAP, from the coding sequence TTGAGCTTACCGCAGACAGTTGAAGTTATAATAAATGGAAGGAAGTTTAATATAAAGACCGATAAGGACCCCGAATACGTTAAGGGGCTGGCAAGAAAGATTGAGTCCATGGTTGAGAGAATAAAATCTGGCAACAGCAGGGTTACGTTTGACAAGGCCCTGGTTGTTGCCTGTTTTTACCTATTGGACGAAAATGAGTCACTCAAGAAACAAATCAGGGAACTTGGCGATGAGATAAAGCGCCTTGAAGAGGGTGCAAAACTCCTCGTTAACAATCAGAAGAAGATAGCTCCCTAA
- a CDS encoding 5-formyltetrahydrofolate cyclo-ligase, whose product MKFQIRHRIRQRRLLLTEDEREKLSRRLIERLSNLLSLIPHAESFLFFYPIKGEPNLLPLAEKLLRLEKTVSFPKVEGKELIPISISSLRELTPGKFNIPEPPMDVKRVVKSIDVVFVPGLAFDLFGYRIGYGGGFYDRFLSKNRSSKKIGVCFSFQLFSELPHDPFDVPVDYIVTDKNWTRRKEWRQS is encoded by the coding sequence TTGAAGTTTCAAATCAGACATAGAATCCGCCAGAGAAGACTCCTCCTTACTGAAGATGAAAGGGAAAAGCTCAGTAGAAGGCTAATTGAGAGGCTCTCGAATCTCCTATCCCTAATTCCACACGCTGAGAGCTTCCTCTTCTTCTATCCAATAAAGGGAGAGCCAAACCTACTTCCTCTTGCAGAGAAACTTCTAAGGTTGGAAAAAACTGTTTCATTCCCAAAGGTTGAAGGGAAAGAGTTAATTCCCATTTCGATTTCTTCCCTAAGGGAACTAACTCCGGGTAAGTTCAACATTCCTGAACCACCTATGGACGTAAAGAGGGTCGTTAAATCGATAGATGTTGTTTTTGTTCCAGGCCTTGCCTTTGACCTTTTCGGATACCGAATAGGTTACGGAGGAGGCTTCTACGACAGATTTCTTTCAAAGAACCGCTCGTCAAAAAAGATAGGGGTTTGCTTCAGCTTCCAGCTATTTTCAGAGCTCCCTCACGACCCATTTGACGTTCCAGTGGACTACATTGTAACAGACAAAAATTGGACAAGGAGGAAAGAATGGAGACAATCTTAG
- the rny gene encoding ribonuclease Y produces the protein METILVAIFAVVAGLAGGYVFGSKKGQVVREELERKILEEAKKEAQGIISRAKEEAEELKRRAEKLEKEAETKYEEMKKKAIIEAKEELLKEKEKLEAELKEKKRELSELEKRLLRREEYIEKREENLDRRATFLDKVEAELEEKRAEVEKLEAELLEKEVKLSQLLDEEMKKLEEIAGMTKEEAQEELMKRMEDEIRRDLAVRYKQIEEEFEQTVDRRAKKILATTIQRLATDVVAETTVSVVDLPNNEMKGRIIGREGRNIRAFELSTGVDLIIDDTPEAVTISSFDPVRREIARIALERLVADGRIHPARIEEVVEKVKQEIEQEMMSAAEEVLFELGIERVHPELKKLLGRLKFRTSYGQNVLQHVKEVAYLAGMIAAEIGADEKLARRAGLFHDIGKAVTHEVEGSHAIIGAELLKKYGEPEAVVNAAAAHHGEVEFTTVESVCAATADALSAARPGARRESLEAYIKRIEKLESIAESFPGVMKAFAIQAGREVRIMVEPDKITDEEAEFLAHQISKKIEEEVQYPGQIKITVIRETRAVDYAK, from the coding sequence ATGGAGACAATCTTAGTTGCCATATTTGCAGTTGTAGCAGGTCTTGCAGGGGGATACGTCTTTGGCTCCAAGAAGGGGCAGGTCGTAAGGGAGGAGTTGGAGAGGAAAATCCTTGAGGAGGCCAAGAAGGAGGCTCAGGGAATTATTAGCAGGGCAAAGGAAGAGGCAGAAGAGCTAAAGAGAAGGGCGGAGAAGTTAGAAAAGGAAGCCGAAACAAAGTACGAGGAGATGAAGAAAAAGGCCATTATTGAGGCTAAGGAGGAGCTCCTTAAGGAGAAGGAAAAGTTAGAGGCCGAACTAAAGGAGAAGAAGAGGGAACTCTCTGAGCTTGAAAAGAGGTTGCTCAGAAGGGAAGAGTACATAGAGAAGAGGGAGGAGAACTTAGATAGAAGAGCAACCTTTTTGGACAAAGTTGAGGCAGAATTGGAGGAGAAGAGGGCAGAGGTTGAAAAGTTGGAGGCAGAACTCCTTGAGAAGGAGGTTAAACTCAGCCAGCTTCTTGATGAGGAGATGAAGAAGTTAGAGGAAATTGCCGGAATGACCAAGGAGGAAGCTCAGGAAGAGCTCATGAAAAGAATGGAAGACGAAATAAGGAGGGACTTGGCAGTCAGGTACAAGCAGATTGAGGAAGAGTTTGAGCAGACTGTAGATAGAAGGGCGAAGAAGATTCTTGCAACAACGATTCAGAGGTTGGCTACAGACGTTGTTGCCGAAACGACAGTTTCTGTCGTTGACCTTCCAAACAACGAGATGAAGGGAAGAATTATAGGAAGGGAAGGAAGGAACATTAGAGCTTTTGAGCTTTCAACCGGTGTTGACCTCATCATCGATGACACTCCTGAAGCAGTAACAATTTCATCGTTTGACCCTGTTAGGAGGGAGATAGCAAGGATTGCCCTTGAGAGGCTCGTTGCTGACGGGAGAATTCACCCTGCAAGAATTGAGGAGGTTGTTGAGAAGGTCAAGCAGGAGATAGAACAGGAGATGATGAGTGCTGCTGAGGAGGTCCTCTTTGAGTTGGGAATAGAGAGGGTTCACCCTGAACTTAAAAAGCTCTTGGGAAGGTTAAAGTTTAGAACAAGCTACGGCCAGAACGTCCTTCAGCACGTTAAGGAGGTTGCTTACTTGGCCGGAATGATTGCTGCAGAGATAGGTGCGGATGAAAAACTTGCAAGGAGAGCGGGACTCTTCCACGACATAGGAAAGGCGGTGACCCATGAGGTTGAGGGTTCCCATGCAATAATTGGAGCAGAGCTCCTCAAGAAGTACGGAGAGCCTGAAGCAGTTGTCAATGCCGCTGCCGCCCACCACGGAGAGGTTGAGTTTACAACTGTTGAATCTGTGTGTGCTGCAACTGCCGATGCCCTTTCAGCAGCAAGGCCTGGAGCGAGAAGGGAGAGCTTAGAGGCCTACATAAAGAGAATTGAGAAGTTGGAGAGCATTGCAGAGTCGTTCCCCGGAGTTATGAAGGCCTTTGCAATTCAGGCAGGTAGAGAGGTCAGGATAATGGTTGAACCCGACAAGATAACCGACGAGGAGGCTGAATTCCTAGCTCACCAGATTTCAAAGAAGATTGAGGAGGAGGTTCAGTACCCCGGTCAGATTAAGATAACAGTTATAAGGGAAACAAGGGCAGTTGACTATGCAAAGTAA